The following proteins come from a genomic window of Rutidosis leptorrhynchoides isolate AG116_Rl617_1_P2 chromosome 10, CSIRO_AGI_Rlap_v1, whole genome shotgun sequence:
- the LOC139871715 gene encoding autophagy-related protein 11-like gives MSSSENVIQIGKLLVHIAENGHSFVIDCDEDTLVESVQQYLESLSGIRLNDQLLLYLDLKLEPQNPLSAYKLPSDDREVFVFNKSQMRSNSAPPGSEEFEFSENIYPDPPRPTSTHDPHPLDEASDPALKALPSYERQFRYHYQLGDAIYRRTLMKFDTCEKLAREQRVQEKALEIARGNLDHFYKMINQNYMDFVKCYSQQQRTHSNLLLNFGRDLERLKSIKLVPLLQTADRKCLLDFVKEDNLKKMVDDCSNSHRQFESKVNDFKDEFGELKRSTEQLFSSKASIISRDLERSVKEHEHHVIEQKSIMQALSKDVGLVKKLVDDCLTSQLSSSLRPHDAVSALGPMYEGHDKSYLPKMQACERAVSNLLVFCKNKKSEMNNYVHKYMQKIAYIQYTIKEVRYKFSVFTEALKRQNDQFDHLKVVRGIGPAYRACLAEIVRRKASMKLYMGMAGHLAENFASKRETEIRRREDFLKVNSSFIPRDVLASMGLYDTPSTCDVNVAPFDTNLLDIDVSDLDRFAPEHLVGLSFKKSSSSMSQDNDESCEIGTENFDRFAPDFVEGSELVEIAGTSKLEVENAKLKAELASTIALLCSFSPEFDFEDSEVGNMLKNSAEKTAEALRLKDEHGRHLLNMLKVKDMQCESYEKRIKELENRLSDQYSLEHKLNKDESTRCASSEPMDEASYASSSLLLKSGGNDSSMIEPNRDEKDDKETMVADVGMVLATSSTDDYMPPPTKSLTCDEQVKGSGDLVVELQNLVAEKSNRLNETETKLQAAMEEVTRLGVELEISRNLLDESQMNCVNLENCLHEAREEAQTHLCAADRRTSEYTALRASAVKVRSLFERLKTCVSSAGVTSFAESLRALAQSLANSANENGDDGTTEFRECVRVLAEKVGVLTRQRAELIDRYTKAETSHEHLTEELEEKKELVNTLYTKLQSEKQVNKEKISFGRLELHEIAAFVLNVAGHYEAINRNCTHYYLSSESVSLFADHLPHRPTYIVGQIVHIERQTVKSSPVRTERDTAGMNPYGLSVGCEYFVVTVAMLLDTTIHSPTAAS, from the exons ATGAGTTCAAGTGAAAATGTGATACAAATTGGAAAGCTTTTAGTTCATATAGCCGAAAACGGGCATTCGTTCGTGATTGATTGTGATGAAGATACCCTTGTTGAATCAGTTCAACaatatttagaatcactttcaggAATTCGGTTAAACGATCAGCTTCTTTTGTATTTGGATTTGAAATTAGAACCTCAAAATCCGCTCTCTGCATATAAACTCCCATCCGACGATCGAGAGGTTTTCGTGTTCAATAAATCTCAAATGCGAAGTAATTCGGCCCCACCTGGATCTGAAGAATTCGAGTTTTCCGAAAATATTTATCCGGACCCTCCACGGCCCACTTCGACCCATGACCCGCATCCATTAGATGAAGCATCGGACCCCGCTTTAAAGGCGTTACCGTCATACGAGCGACAATTTCGGTACCACTACCAGCTCGGGGACGCAATTTACCGACGTACCCTTATGAAATTTGACACATGTGAAAAACTTGCAAGAGAGCAAAGGGTGCAAGAAAAGGCATTGGAGATAGCCAGGGGTAATTTGGACCATTTCTATAAGATGATTAATCAGAACTACATGGATTTCGTCAAGTGTTATTCCCAGCAGCAAAGGACACATTCAAATCTGTTATTGAATTTCGGGCGGGATTTAGAGAGACTAAAGTCCATCAAACTTGTACCGTTGTTACAGACTGCTGATCGCAAGTGTTTATTGGATTTTGTAAAAGAAGATAATTTGAAAAAAATGGTGGATGATTGTAGTAATTCGCACAGGCAATTTGAAAGTAAAGTTAACGACTTTAAGGACGAATTTGGGGAATTAAAGCGAAGCACCGAGCAATTGTTTTCTAGTAAAGCTTCGATCATCAGTAGAGATTTGGAAAGAAGTGTTAAGGAGCATGAACATCATGTTATCGAGCAGAAAAGTATAATGCAAGCTTTGAG TAAAGATGTTGGCTTGGTGAAGAAACTCGTGGACGATTGTTTGACTAGTCAACTCTCCAGCTCCCTCCGTCCACACGATGCTGTTTCAGCATTAGGCCCCATGTACGAGGGGCACGACAAAAGTTATCTCCCTAAAATGCAAGCTTGTGAACGCGCTGTTTCCAACCTCCTCGTTTTTTGCAAAAACAAAAAATCAGAAATGAACAATTACGTTCACAAGTACATGCAAAAGATTGCATACATCCAATACACCATCAAAGAAGTAAGGTACAAGTTTTCCGTTTTCACCGAGGCACTAAAACGCCAAAACGATCAGTTTGACCATTTGAAAGTTGTTCGTGGAATCGGGCCCGCGTATCGAGCGTGTCTTGCGGAGATCGTTCGAAGAAAAGCGTCGATGAAACTTTATATGGGAATGGCCGGACATTTAGCCGAAAATTTTGCGAGTAAACGAGAAACCGAAATAAGAAGACGAGAAGACTTTTTAAAAGTCAACAGTTCGTTTATACCTAGAGACGTTTTAGCATCGATGGGGTTATATGATACACCTAGCACGTGTGATGTCAATGTGGCCCCGTTTGATACAAATTTACTCGATATTGATGTATCGGATTTGGACCGTTTTGCCCCTGAGCATTTAGTTGGTCTTTCTTTTAAAAAAAGTTCGTCTTCGATGTCTCAAGATAATGACGAAAGTTGTGAAATTGGTACCGAAAATTTTGACCGTTTTGCCCCTGATTTTGTCGAGGGTTCTGAACTAGTTGAGATTGCGGGAACAAGTAAACTCGAAGTCGAAAACGCGAAATTAAAAGCCGAACTTGCGTCTACAATAGCTCTGCTTTGTTCGTTTTCACCCGAATTCGACTTTGAAGATAGTGAAGTAGGAAATATGCTTAAAAATTCTGCTGAAAAAACGGCTGAAGCATTACGTTTGAAAGATGAACACGGGAGACACTTGCTAAATATGTTGAAAGTCAAAGATATGCAATGTGAATCGTATGAGAAACGAATAAAAGAGCTCGAAAATAGGCTGTCCGATCAGTACTCATTAGAACACAAACTCAACAAAGATGAGTCAACTCGGTGCGCATCGTCTGAGCCTATGGATGAGGCTTCGTATGCATCAAGTTCGTTACTTTTGAAATCGGGAGGTAACGATTCTTCGATGATTGAGCCGAACCGAGATGAAAAAGACGACAAGGAGACGATGGTGGCGGATGTCGGGATGGTGTTAGCCACAAGTTCAACTGATGATTATATGCCGCCACCGACGAAAAGTTTGACTTGCGATGAACAGGTCAAAGGTAGCGGTGATCTTGTGGTGGAGTTGCAGAACTTGGTTGCTGAAAAATCAAATCGGTTAAATGAAACGGAAACTAAGCTCCAAGCTGCAATGGAGGAGGTTACCAGGTTGGGCGTTGAACTGGAAATTAGTCGGAATCTTCTAGATGAATCTCAG ATGAACTGTGTTAACTTAGAAAACTGTCTACATGAAGCAAGAGAAGAGGCTCAAACTCATCTTTGTGCAGCCGATCGTCGAACATCTGAATATACCGCATTACGGGCCTCTGCTGTCAAAGTCCGTAGCCTTTTCGAAAGGCTAAAAACATGCGTTTCTTCAGCTGGTGTTACTAGTTTTGCCGAGTCTCTGCGTGCTTTAGCGCAATCTCTTGCCAA TTCTGCAAATGAGAATGGGGATGATGGCACTACCGAGTTCCGCGAATGTGTTCGTGTACTTGCGGAAAAGGTTGGTGTTCTGACGAGACAACGAGCTGAGCTAATCGATAGGTACACAAAGGCGGAGACATCACATGAGCATCTTACGGAGGAGTTGGAAGAAAAGAAAGAATTGGTCAACACTTTGTACACCAAGCTTCAATCCGAAAAACAG GTGAACAAGGAGAAGATATCATTCGGTCGTTTGGAGCTTCATGAGATAGCTGCATTTGTACTTAACGTAGCTGGACACTACGAGGCCATCAACCGAAACTGCACACATTACTATCTTTCTTCAGAGTCGGTTTCCTTATTTGCTGACCACCTTCCACACCGTCCCACCTACATCGTGGGCCAAATTGTGCATATCGAAAGACAAACCGTGAAATCGTCTCCGGTTCGAACCGAACGAGACACGGCTGGTATGAACCCGTATGGTCTATCCGTTGGGTGCGAGTATTTTGTGGTGACTGTAGCCATGTTACTGGATACAACCATTCATTCACCCACTGCAGCTTCCTGA
- the LOC139872333 gene encoding translation initiation factor IF3-2, chloroplastic-like has translation MAGVTTTSCSIPPFKQPISRYNSESKLFHLRFDLRNSSVNRRITCRYGGGGGGGSYSRQGDNRRSKKPSDDDPALDISSIRSSTVRLIDEEQNMVGVVSKSAAIQMAEDAELDLVILSPEADPPVVKLMDYKKYKYEQQKKKRDQQKKSSAHRVDQKELKMGYNIDVHDYTVRLKAAQKFLKDGDKVKLIVSLKGRENEFKNNAIELIRRFRDDVGELAVEESKNFRDRNMTLVLVPNKAVTQKEPPKKKEKSTETQVSASV, from the exons ATGGCTGGGGTTACTACTACCAGCTGCTCAATCCCACCCTTCAAACAGCCAATTTCACGTTATAATTCCGAGTCAAAACTCTTCCATCTCCGTTTTGACCTCCGTAATTCCTCCGTCAACCGCCGCATCACCTGCCGGTACGGTGGCGGTGGAGGTGGTGGAAGTTATTCCAGGCAAGGAGATAATAGAAGATCTAAAAAACCTTCCGATGATGACCCTGCTCTTGATATTTCAAGTATTcg GTCAAGTACAGTGAGGCTTATTGATGAGGAACAAAATatg GTTGGTGTAGTATCTAAAAGTGCTGCTATTCAAATGGCTGAAGATGCTGAACTTGACTTG GTTATATTGTCTCCGGAGGCCGATCCTCCTGTTGTCAAGTTGATGGATTACAA AAAATACAAATACGAGCAACAAAAGAAGAAAAGAGATCAGCAGAAGAAAAGTTCCG CTCATCGTGTGGATCAAAAGGAGCTTAAAATGGG TTACAACATTGATGTGCATGATTATACTGTGCGTTTGAAAGCTGCTCAGAAGTTTCTAAAAGACGGTGACAAG GTTAAATTAATAGTAAGCTTAAAGGGACGTGAGAACGAGTTCAAAAACAATGCTATTGAGCTAATCAGACGTTTCCGTGATGACGTAGGGGAG CTAGCCGTTGAGGAGAGTAAGAACTTTAGAGACAGGAACATGACATTGGTGTTGGTCCCAAACAAAGCTGTTACACAAAAGGAACCACCCAAGAAGAAAGAAAAGTCAACTGAGACCCAAGTATCGGCTAGTGTATGA
- the LOC139871385 gene encoding F-box/kelch-repeat protein At3g06240-like: protein MYSLHSWLPLYPGHGYLGITGVEFGDIKSKIVGSCNGILCMVEFVDSYWSITLWNFLIRHKLTIPRDPRLKVSVTSCLVTFGFGYDPITYDYKIVCIPYLEFTKKHNSFIYSTKKGSWSVITSPVIPFNCVESRACYFNGTLHWLVCVYVKESSTIHYTHYIVTFNMRTHVFDKILLPDSSSKAKQITIYNGALAFVSETSDDTSIWVMSEYNNVASWSLIYRLKPEQSKTVKYLQPMANGDIVFNLKKGKYRVYHHKTGMFSDVFKFGRRYGLDMNTYVESLELLDTGSPCGRTMFVLDGKEHDFDINIDN, encoded by the coding sequence ATGTATTCATTACATTCGTGGTTGCCTTTATATCCAGGACATGGTTACTTAGGCATAACAGGAGTCGAGTTTGGTGATATCAAATCCAAAATTGTTGGTTCGTGTAACGGAATCCTATGTATGGTTGAATTTGTTGACAGTTATTGGAGCATTACTCTATGGAACTTTTTGATTCGGCACAAATTAACCATTCCTCGTGATCCTAGACTAAAAGTCTCGGTTACAAGTTGTCTGGTGACCTTCGGGTTTGGTTACGACCCGATCACTTATGATTACAAGATTGTGTGTATACCATACTTGGAATTCACAAAAAAACACAACTCATTTATTTACTCGACGAAAAAGGGCTCTTGGAGCGTGATTACTTCCCCTGTTATTCCGTTTAACTGTGTCGAGTCTCGGGCATGTTATTTCAATGGCACATTGCATTGGTTGGTATGTGTTTATGTAAAGGAATCATCAACCATACATTATACTCATTATATAGTGACGTTTAACATGCGTACTCATGTTTTCGACAAGATTTTATTGCCGGATTCTAGTTCAAAAGCCAAACAAATAACAATCTACAATGGCGCTCTGGCTTTTGTTTCTGAAACTAGTGATGATACTAGTATCTGGGTGATGAGCGAGTATAACAATGTTGCATCTTGGTCTTTGATATATAGATTGAAACCGGAACAGTCTAAAACAGTCAAATATCTGCAACCTATGGCCAATGGTGATATAGTCTTCAACTTGAAAAAAGGGAAGTATCGAGTTTATCATCACAAGACAGGCATGTTTTCAGATGTTTTCAAGTTTGGAAGGCGTTATGGGCTTGATATGAATACGTACGTGGAAAGCCTCGAATTGCTAGACACAGGGAGTCCTTGTGGGAGAACCATGTTTGTTTTGGATGGAAAAGAACATGATTTCGacattaatattgataattaa